GATGTGATAGTCCTTATGAAAACTACGCTGCAGTACATCCGCAATATTAATAAAATGCGTGAGGCTAAAACCGATAAACAGACCGAGTATTCGACGATCTTTGATGTAAATGAAACTGGTTAACGCCAGCAGCAAGCCATAGTGCAAATAGCGTTCGTGCATTTTGGTCATACACATGAAAACCGCTGTAATAAACAAGAAAGCAACGTAGAGCAAAGCGCCTGGCCTGCCTTTGCTGCGTATGTACAAATAGCATGTATACACCAGCGCCAACGGCATAAGCACCCATCCTAGCCACTGGTAGGGAATATGTAGAAATGTACTTTTCATATCGATAAAATTGCCGCCTAACAAGGCCATGAGATTAAACGCATTCAAAGAGGCATAAGGGTAAGAAGCCAGTGTACCTGAATAAAGTTCTATCAACCAGCCGTAACCCCGGCCAACGGCAAAAGGGAGCGAGATAACAACTATTGTCGTCAAACCGCTCAGAATGCTCAACACAGCAACCATCCAGTTGCGTTTGCGCACCACATCAATCAATAAAAAAATACCAAAGAGCAGCGCCTGGGGTTTAAGAAGCAGAGCAAGTGCTATACAAACTGAAGCTTGCGGAAGTTTCCCCCGCTGCTGCAGCAAGAAGGTCGCTACGATAAACAACATAAAAAACGAGTCGACCTGCCCCCATATGGCGGAATTCGACCAAATCGCCGGATTGAAAGCAAACAACGCGGCAATGCCCAGTGCTTGCAACCATGCCCGCGCACCACGGCGCCAACTAATGGTCAAATGAAATAACAGATAGACTGTTACAACATCAGCTATCATCGCTGGAAGCTTGAGAATTATTAGAGACTGCCCGCTCTCCCAAGGAATGGAAAGCTTATGGTGCAGGAATCCCACGACGTACAGCACATACATGTAGCCAGGTGGATAGTCCAAGAAGTAGTCTTTCGCATTCGTATACAATCCAGACAGTCCTACCGTATAAGCACGGTCAGCCCAAGCCATGAATGTACGTACATCCGTATCATAACCAACCCATACAGGTGCTAAGTACAGTCTTAGTACTAGTGCTGTCAAAAGCAGTAAACCCAAAAGTAAGTACTTATTGGGGGCACCCCCCGCTTGCTTAAACCAGCTTGCCATGTGACCTCTCCTTAGAAATAGACTACTACCATTATACCTGTCCACTCTCTTGCAGAAAAGGAAAAAAGCACCGACCCGGGAGGTCAGTGCTTTGGCTCAAGCTTTTCGATGCGTTCGCATATTTCATGCAGCCAATCATAGTCTTCCGTCAAGGATGCACAAAGTGATAAATTTTCCAATTTCAATCGGTTCCATACATAACTTGCGTTAGCCTCCATACACAGCAGCAGCTCATCCTGCTCTGCTCGTGTCAGCTCGCGCGCTCTGCGTAATGTCCATAACTCCGCCATACGTTGATGAACAGCCAACATAGTTCGGGTGCCCTCCTGCTTGTTAAGTAGCTAACATTATGCAGTATGGTCAAAGAAAGGACGAATGAAACAGGGGGGTTTGACTTTCTAATTTAATTACAGTAAACTGTGTGTATTACAGTTAAGTGTAACTAATACAGTAATGTGTAACGGAGTTGATTTTATGGATACTTTTACGGCACAGCAACTAGCGGATATTCTTCAAAAAGATGATTCTCGCATGAATTTAAGAACAGTCAGATATTATACACAAATTGGCATGGTGCCACCATTAGAGTTAGTCGGTAACAAAAGAATGTATACCGATCTACACCTTCATTATTTTCGCTCTATACTCACTTTAACAAAAACAGGTGAAACTCTTGCAGCGATTCAAGAAAAATTAAAATTGCTCTCACATGCTGAAATTGAAAAAATAGGTCAACAGCTGCACCTCTATGAATCAAGCCGTGTTCTTGAAAATGAGACACATAGAATTAACGAGGATATCCTTATTACCATAAGTCCCCGGATTTCGGCTGAATTAAAACAACGAGTCATCGATTCTATTTCTCAAGTGCTAAGGAGTGAGGATCAGTAATGCTTGATATCCAATTAGCCAAACCAGTGATGGAAAACGAAGAAGGGATGAACCATTTGTGGGTTCAATTTTCCCTTACTGACTTTCTGAAAACCAAGCAAGCTGAAATAAGTATTCAACTCCCTGATGGTCTTTATCGTTCACCTAATCTAAACGGGTACAAAGAAAATATGTCTAATCAAATTCTAATCAACCTAGAACGAGATAAGGATGTGCTTATTGAAATCTACACACATTCCGCCATCAACATTGAAGAAGCCGCAATCACCGTAGAGCTCCGCTACACAAACTGCTTGAATAATATAAAAGAGATCCTTCAAAGCATTCCTATCCATTTCGTCCATGAAGATGAATCTGAACATTTGACCGTAAATGAGCAAGTAATCAGTCGGTTAAAAGAATTATTATCCCCCATTCCACAAGATAAAGTTGAATTCCTAAGTGTTCAATCGAAGATAATGGAGATACGCAATAATGAGTATTCCTATCTTGAAAAGAAGTACCGCGTAGACTGCTAATTAGGAGGGATAACTATCCTACATCAAATACCATATGTGGTTGAACAATCCACAAGAGGCGAGCGTTCTTATGATATTTATTCCAGGCTGTTGCAAGATCGGATCATTTTTTTAACTGGAGAAATAAACGATGAAACAGCAAACATGGTTATTGCCCAGCTTTTATTTCTAGATGCATCTGACACCGAAAAAGATATTAGTTTATATATTAATTCGCATGGTGGTTCCATAACAGCCGGTTTGGGAATCTACGATACAATGCAATTTATCAAAGCCGATGTCTCAACCTTATGTGTAGGCATAGCAGCTTCCATGGGTGCTTTTTTATTAGCCAGTGGCGCAAAAGGAAAACGCTTTTCTCTGCCTAATAGTGAAATCATGATTCATCAGCCACTTGGTGGAGCGCGAGGCCAAGCATCAGACATAGAAATAAGCGCTAAACGCATCTTACGATTAAGAAACCAAATCAACCAAATACTAGCTCTACAAACCAAACAAGCCGTTGAGCAAGTTGAGTTGGACACAAACAGAGATCGATTCATGGAACCGATCGAAGCCAAAAATTATGGATTGATTGATGAAATCATCCATAAAGCCAAATAATCTAACCAGGCAAGAAGCTTTCGAAAGCGTAATCCTCTCAAAATAGACCGGGATTCAGAGAGCGAGCGGGATATCTAGCGGCGCTTCTAACGAACCGCATCATACTTATAGACGCGAAATTGGCTGCTTTGCGGAACTAACGAACTGCAGCCGCTTTATGCTGTAGTTTTCAGCTGGAATGGTCATCTTTTTCCTGCAATAACGCTTCTGGAATTCGTTATATTTTCAAATGAGCTCATTTTGACCGAATAAGAGGTATGGAGTTCGTAAGGTAAGGGACACACGCAGTGAATGAAGGAAAATACTGCAGCTTGAAAAACGGGGGCTGTCGCAAAAAGTCTAACGACCTTTTGCGACAGCCCCCGCTGCATTCCTTATTAAGCTGTCGTAACTTCATCCTCGGAAGCACTATCCGAATCCGTGCCCTCTAAGAAGAATTGCACCAGCTTTACATGCTTTTTCAGTGATTTTTCGTGAATCAGATTAATTTTCCCGTTATCCAGAGCGCCGAAGACATAGATCAGTTCCTCATTGTCATGGGACCAATCGAAGCCGTCGAGAATTTGCAGGCAGGAAGTCCACTCATCGTTGTACTGTCCATTCGGGAATAAGAACCGATTGGCATACAGCGCAATGCTTTCCTGAATGACCCGATTCGCAGAGGTATATTGGGCTAAGCCCGGTTGTTCCGGCATCATTGGCAAGATCGTGTTGAAGAATTGGTGCAGAATTTCAACATAAGTTGAAGGATCTTGGCGAATTTTACGTTGCAGTTCGTATGACGGCTGCATTCTGCCCGAGAACAGCATCGTCGCGGTAGCATAGAGCCAGCTGAAGCACGTAAAGTTACGGTTGAAGGATGTCAGATTGCTGCGTCGCTCAACGCCAACAGCTTTCAAATAAACATTGTGATCGACAACCTGTTGAATCACCAGATTCAACGGATCAATAGAATCAAAGGAATGTCCAAGCTCCTTGCTGACCAGTTGAACTTTGGAATTGATGTCGCCGAAGAGCTGCTGTTCTTCTTCCTCGGTCAAACCAATATAGATCTGCACAGCAAGCTGTGTTTCCATCAGATCCAGACGTCTGCCTTCGAGTTGATTAATCGTTCCTTCGGTTTCATCCACTTCTTGCTTCACTTCGGCATCCTGCGGGAATTTGCGCTGCTTGATTTTGAGCAGAACCAGTTTTTTCTCGTAACGTCGAACTTCTTTCTGCATTTGATCATTCACATAGCCGAGCGCCAGAATTCGGTGCTGTCCGTCCAGGATAGAAAGCTTGGAGCCATGTCGCAAAAGGAATTCCTTCTCCCCTTTGGACAATTGGTTCACTTCACGCAGTGAAAGGGTCACGGGCCCGAAAAAAACATGATCCAACTCCCGTTCTTGGAGATAGGTAGAAATTTTACGTCTTTGCATATTGCTTAATTTCCGCTGTACCATCGGATCAATCATCGTATAGTTCAACAAATCCTGGACGCGCAAAGCTACGGTTGAAAGTCCGAACTTATCGCAAAAAGGATGTATGGTCATCTTCAGGCGTAATCCTTCCATTAGCTCACGTCCTCCTTGTCACTGATCAGAAATGCATTCTGCTCTTGATAAAAGTTTTTGATAAAGTTATAGGCCTTCATAATGCGCGTACGTCTTGGCAAACGATCTTTCTCGTCGCCGGCATAAATGCCGTTCCAATTCACATGAGGCAGAATTTTCAGCGCATGCTCAAGCGCATATCGATTGAATTTACCAGGTTTGGTAGCTTCTTCGTGAATAAATAACGCTAAGGCAATCTGGATATTTTCGGACCATACCGCTTCACCCTTGGTTGGTTCCGGCAGGTAGTTCAGCAAGCCATTGAAATAAGTTCCACCTAGTGAAACTAGATCTTGCAGTTCTTTCTCTTCATATTGATAGCCGTTATTCCGGGCTGCTGATTTCATTCTGCCTTCGAACAGGGCAACCAAGATTTCAATTAACAAATGATACGAGAATAGGTACTCAGGTGATTTGCCTCTTTCCGAGAACATATCTACGGTCAGTTTCTGCATAGCTGGTGCTTTGGCAGCTAGTTCTGTAGCTGCAACATGATAAAATCTACGTTGATCACGCAGTACAGCCAGGTTACCGCCGAGTTTGCGCGGCAATTTATTAATATCAGAGAATAATTGGCGCTCTTGTCGTGCATTAATGTCCAGATAGGTCATCGTCGAAATAGGGAATGCATACAGTCTGCGCAATTTCTCCGTAATTTCTTCCATTTTGTCGTATTCGCGACGGTCTTTGGCACGTGCCATTTGGCTCTGCAGCGTTTCCATAATGCGTTGGAAAGCAGCTAAGCGATGCTGGCCATCTACCACATAAAGCTTCTCAATCGGCTGCAAGCGCAGGGCTTGTTGATCATCATCATAATGACCGGCGCCTCTGGCCGAAAATATAATACCTGGGAAATAGATAGGTTGACGATCTTCCAAATACAAGTTTACATAGTCGATCAGTTTCGAAAGATTTCGAGGAATAATCGCACGCTGCACCTCTAAATCCACTTCATAAATCGAAAATAGTTTACTCATAGGCAAGGTAGCTGCAATTGTTGCTTGCCCAAACGTCTGTCCCAACACACCAGGAATTTCAACGAAGGACGAAGGCTTCTGTTCAGCTAATAGCTCAGATAAAGACGAAATAACATCCATATAGGTACCCCTTTCAAGTTGTCAAATTTCTAATTTTCACAGAAATGATTCACTATGTCTCTCATTCTCCTATTTTTACCAAAATCTCTAATTTTCATTCTAGTGTTCGCAGCCAATCTCCTATTCGTCTTGCCGCTTCCAGCAACCTAGCTTCATCCTGTACCAAAGCGATACGTACAAAGCCTTCACCTTCCGCTCCGAAAGCGTCTCCAGGAATAACGACAACACCAGCGTGATAAAGCATTTCCCGGGAAATTTGTCGAGATGTCCACCCTTTTGGAATAGCGGCCCAAATAAACATCGTGGCCTTAGGAGGTGTGATCTTCCAGCCTGCATCTTCAAGTGCGGTGATGAAGACATCACGTCTTCTCTGATAAACATCGGCAACAGAATGATCATGTTCCATATCTTCCTGTAATGCTGCAATTCCAGCCGCTTGAATAGCCCCCCAGACACCATAATCAATATTTGATTTCAGTGTCTTCAAAGCTTTCACAGCGTCTGCTTGCCCGGTTAGGAAGGCGATGCGACAACCTGCCATATTAAAGCTTTTGGATAAAGAATGAAACTCAACTGCAACCTCCTTAGCGCCCTCTATCTCTAAAATACTCATTGGCTTATAGCCGTCAAAAGCCATTTCAGAGTAGGCCAGATCATGTACGACAAGCAAATCATGCTTCTTGGCATAGGCAATTAATTGCTCAAAGAAAGCACGATCTGCAACAGCAGACAGCGGATTGCTCGGATAGTTAAGCAGGATGAATCTCGCCTTGGCAGCCACGTCTACTGGAATGTCTACTAATTGGGGTAAATAATTATGCTCTGCACGCAGTGGGAGCAAGTAGGGCTCAACGCCTGCCAGCACTAAACTTGCCGAATATATAGGGTATCCTGGATCGGGTACAATGGCAATGTCCCCTGGATCGCAGAGTGAAAGCGCTAAGTGAGCCAAACCATCTTGTGAACCCATCAAGGTTAGGATTTCATGCTCGGGGTCCAGCTGTACACCAAAGCGATAACGATACCACTTGGCAACCGCTGTCCGAAAAGCGAGACTTCCTTCCGATGTGGGGTATCCATAGTGGTCAGGATTTTGTACAGCTTCTGTGAATGCTTCAATGATTCGAGTTGACGGCGGCAGGTCAGGACTTCCTATACCTAAATCTATGACGTCTACCCCTCGATTCATAACCTCTCTCTTCCAATCTGCTACTTCCGAAAAAATAGCAGAGCCTAACTGACTAAGTCGTTTCGAACCTTTAATTGTCATGGGTTAGTTCCTCATTATGTTGAATTCAATTAATGCCATTAACTAATAATTCATTAACTTAGATAATACCTACTTGATGAACCAATCTGATCATATAGAGTAAAAACAATACTAAAGCAAGGTAAGCGATTCCGAACTTCCATCGCGTTCTTGTTGGAACATCATAATAGCGTTCTTGTACCCCAAGAGGCGAGAAATCCACTTGCACTTGAAGTCCCAGGAAAAAACCAGTCTCTTTCTGCACGCGCTCTACCTTGACTAGGTGAACCTTTTTGATCATTGATTGCTGAGGCAAATACGCATGCCCCTCGAAACCAATCCCCTGCCAATGCATAATGATAACTTGTCTGCCTTCTCCAGCGCCTTGGATCTCTGAATACGTTGTATACTCAAGTTCTCGCGTATGGCTTTCCCCCGGAATCAGGTAACCTTGCTCCAGCAAATGGTTCGCTGCGAACTCAAAACGTGTAGAAACCGAAACAATTTCCTCACGATTTCTAAATTTCACGTATTTCTTGTATAAATCCCATGCAAACATCGCCCAGATGACCAAGAAAATAACTTGATTGATATAATTTTTTAGATAAAAAATAAAAACCAAACCGCCAATTAGTCCTAGCACCCATAACCATCGTGTTACTGCAGTTGAAATTCTGCCTCCGTCTAACGGATGAATCGGCAGCAAATTAATCAAATTGAGATAGAACGACGCATAAGCGATTGCTACAAGGACGGGAGAATGCATATAAACACCTAAACCGAATGTTGCTACGCCGCCAAGTGTTCCCAGAATCGGCCCTCCGATTCCGATAAAAGCTTCGGTCGCCGCATCAGAAGGATTCTTTTTCATCGTAATGAGGGCGCCGAGGAACGGAATGAAGACAGGCGCAGATACCGGGAGCCCTTTGATTTTGGCTGCAAAGACATGCCCCAGTTCATGGATGAGAACCAAGAAAACAATGCCGATTACAAAAGGCAATGGGGCCAGATAGGCGTAAGCCCAAATCGTGATGAACATCGAAATAATGGCTCCGCCGACTTTTCCAAACTTCAAGGCAGCCAGAAGCAGTTTGCCTTGTGATAGCAGAACAGCGATAAAGCCGCCGATAGCAAGTGGTGATTTTTTGCGAGCCGGTGGTTTTTCTTTTTCTTCCAACCTCACGTCACCCCTTCGCCCATGCTTGCTCAAACTCCGGCTCCTTAAATCCTACAGTAACCTTATGCCCGTCGGTAACGATAGGGCGTTTAATTAGTCGGCCATTTGAAGCCAGCAGTTCAAGCATCTGCTCTTGCGACATGCTTGGAAGCTTGTCTTTTAAATTCATCTCTCTGTACACTTCACCGGATGTATTGAAGAACTTCTTAATCTCCAAACCGCTGTCACTTAGCAGCTTAGCAAGCTCCTTGGCAGAAGGCGGCGTATCGAACAAAGGAATATTTTCGGTGATATCTACCCCACGGACTTTCAGCCATTTGATGGCGCTGCGGCATGTCCCACATTTATCGTAACAAAACACTTTTACCGGCATGATGCGAAAACTCCTTTTATAAGTCAGATCTATTTAAAATTCTGGGCTAAATGTAAAGGAAAGTCAAGTTGTACCTAAAGAAAAACCATCCATTTGGGGACGGTTTTTCGCATTTTAGTTGTTTTTTTCAAGCCAAATTTGCAAAGTAAGCAAGTCAGTGGGCAGTGGAGCCAAATATTCCGTCCATGTTCGCGTGCCCGGATGCACGAAGCCTAGTTTATGAGCATGCAGGGCTTGTCGATCGAGCCTATGATTTACTTCCTCCGCAGCGGATCCCTGATCATACTCAGGCAGCGTATACATCTTGTCTCCAAGCAGCGGATGCCCCAAATGACGCATATGCACGCGAATTTGGTGGGTACGTCCGGTTTCCAGCCAAATCCGAACTAAGGCGGCCTGTGCGAACTGCTGGACAACCTCATAATGGGTGACGGCTGAATAACCGTCTGGCCTTACAATACGCACATGAGGCTGCTCAGGATCGCGATCAATCGGTTCATTAATCGTGCCTCTCGCATCCGCTACTGTCCCCCAAACAAAGGCCAGATACTCTTTTTTCACCTGATGCTGGATCATCTGCTCCGAAATTTGTTGGTGCACATAGGGCGTCTTGGCAATCGCGAGAACACCTGACGTTTCTTGATCAAGCCGGTGAATCGGACGGAAGCGGCAAGTAATCCCAGCTTGCTGCCAATGATGGACAACGCCATTGGCGATCGTATTCACATAATGACCATGCGTGGGATGCACGATGATGCCGGCTTCTTTGGCTAGAATGAGCAAATGGTCATCCTCATGAAGAATATGCAGAGGCAGATCCTGCGGCAGGATATCCTCGGACTCTTCTTCCTCCATCCGAATCTCCACACGATCCCCGGCATTCACTTTAATGTTAATATACTGTCTGACGCCATTCACCGTGATTCCCTGCTCTGTCAGTTTAATGCGGGAAAGCAGTTTGCGGGAAACCATCAATCTCTTTTGCAGTACCGTTTTGAGAATAAAGCCCTCTTCCTCTGGCGGCACGATATATACTAAAGGTTCATAATAACTCATGATTTGCGTCTAAACACCTCTGCACTGCGAATATAGGTGACATCCTCAATACCTTCACGGTGGTTGGCCGTGCGGGCAATCGTAAAGAAGAGATCTGATAGTCTGTTCAAATATCGGCGCACCTCAGGATTTATTTCTTGTGTGCGGGCAAGGGTAACAACGCGACGTTCCGCTCTGCGGCACACCGTTCGACAAATATGAAGGGTAGAAGAAACCGTTCCGCCCCCAGGTAAAATAAAACGGGTAATATCCGGGGTTTCTTTATCATATTGATCAATCCAGACCTCTAACGCATCAACCATTTCTGCTGTAACTTTATAAGGCCGCAGCTCCGGCTTCAATAATGCCAAATCGGAACCGCAATCAAAAATCTCATGCTGAATCTGCTGCAAATCCGGCAGCAAATCGGGATACACCGCCGGGTCCATGAAGCTTATCGCTTGACCTACGTGACAGTTCAACTCATCCGTCGTTCCATAAGCTTCTACACGGTCATCATCTTTATCCACACGGCCGCCTATCACGCCAGTTTGCCCTGCATCTCCGGTGCGCGTATAAATTTTCATCGGATACCTGCCTCCCTGTTTCTCGATTTATATGGTTCCATCATCTCATAAACGCGCTGCATATCCAAGTGACTTCGCACATGATCTGCCAGCCTGTCGAAGGCTGCTTCCCTGCGCTCTTTGAACCGAAGTCCTTCAGCAACAAGACCTAGTCCTTTCTGCTGGCGAATCCGATTAAGCCATGCTCTGCGGAAGTCATCATTGTGCAATATCCCGTGCAAATAAGTTCCCCAGACACGGCCTTCCTCGGCCACTGCTCCATCTTCATGCCAACTATCTGCATGGCCCCCTGAATTTTCAAGCGAAGTTTTAATCCGAAATGGGCTTTCTACTTCGTGCAAATAACGTGTCCGTCCCATATGAATTTCATAACCCTCAATAAGCAGTTCGTTAGGAGTTTCAGCAAAAAGCGTGCTGCTGCCATGCACCTGAACCGTTCGCTTCTCCGCAGTGAACACCGTTTCAGTCGGCAGTAGTCCGAGCCCGGCTAATTCAGGATGGTCCGATTCGTAGCCATCCGGATCGAGCAGCTTGCTGCCCAGCATCTGATAGCCTGCACAAATACCGGCGACCCAGCCTTTCTCCTGATGGACAAAAGCTTGAATACGCTCCGTTAAGCCCGATTCGTTCAAATACCGCAGATCGTCCATCGTATTTTTGCTGCCGGGCAGCAGAATCACGTCAGGTTCTCCCCAGTCAGCCAGATGCGTAATATAACGGAAGTGGACGTCCTTCTCTTCTTGCAGCGGATCGAAATCCGTGAAGTTCGAAAGACGAGGCAAGCGAATCACCGCGATATCCAATTGATCTGCCGTTTTGCCGCTACCATACCTTTCATTGCGTTTACTTTGCACTCTCTTCGAGTCCAGGGAAGCTGAATCTTCATCCTCGATCCCGAGCTGCGGCAAATACGGAATAACCCCGAGCACAGGTTTGCCTGTTCTCTCCTCCAGCCAATCCAAACCGGGCTTCAGCAAACTGACGTCGCCACGGAATTTATTAATAATAAAGCCCTTCACACGGTCTCGCTCTTCTGGCGTCAGAATCTCCAATGTCCCTACGATAGAAGCGAATACGCCACCACGATCAATATCCGCTACAAGCAGTACAGGGGCATCCGCCCAGCCGGCCAAGCGCATGTTCACGATATCCCGGTCTTTTAAATTCACTTCTGCCGGACTCCCCGCACCTTCGAGCACCACCACATCATATTCGCTGCGCAGTCGTTTCAAAGCATCCTTCACAATGATTTCCGCTTGCGGCAAATACGACTCCCGATAGGTTCGCGCATCCAGATCAGAGAAGGGAACACCGTGAACGACAACCTGGGCCACCATGTCTTGTTTGGGCTTGAGGAGAATTGGATTCATATCCGTTGTCGCGAGGATTTTGCAAGCATCCGCTTGAACGCCCTGTGCTCGACCGATTTCTTTGCCGTCAAAAGTCACGTAGGAATTCAAGGACATATTTTGCGATTTAAAAGGGGCCGTTTGCCAGCCATCTTGAACGAGAATACGGCATATCGCCGCCGTTAGAATACTTTTGCCCACGTCGGAGGCGGTGCCCTGGACCATCAGTGTGGCTGCTTGCACAGTCGCTTTTGTCATGACCTTACCCTCGATTCATCTTGAAATCTGACAGCATATTATGTAATCCGGCGATTAGCCGTTCATTGTCTTCTCGAAGTCGGATCGCAACTCGGCAATAACGTTCATCAAGACCTTCGAATAAAGAAGCATCCCGAATCAAAATACCTTGCTGCCCCATATGCTGCTGAGCTTGCTTGACCGTAATCCCCATAGACAGCGGGAAGGAAAAAAGCAGGAAATTCACTTCACTAGACACAACATCCAGGCCTAATTGTCCTAGCTGTTGAATCAGCCATGTCTTCTCTTCTTTCAGCCACTGCCAACTTATATTCTCGTAATCCACATCATCAAGTACCGACGACCCTATACGCTGCGCCAAATAATTCACACTCCACTGCACTTGAAGCTGCTCTATCTGCCTGATCCAATCCGGATGCGCCACCATAAAACCTAAACGTATGCCTGGGATCGAATAAAACTTGGTCATAGAACGAATTACAAATAGGTGTGGATTATTAGCGGCTTGTTGCAGCAGCGAATGATCCTGCTCATTGGGCACAAACTCCATGAAGGCTTCATCAAGCACACAGCGGTGACCGCTCTGCACAAGCCCCTCCAGAACGGGCCCAGGTATAAGCTTGCCTGTCGGATTATTCGGATGGCCCAGGAAGAACAGATCAACGGAAGCATAAGCTGCTTCCATATCTTGCTGCTGCAATTCGAATTGGTATTCAGGATGAAGCGGAATATTGTAAATTTCGCCCCCGGATTTATGCACAGCTTCTTCATATTCACTGAAGGAAGGTCTGGCAAGTCCAGTAACCTTGGGCTTGAGGACTCTTGCCGTTAAATCAATCAGTTCCGCCGCACCGTTCCCCACCAGAATGCTTTCAACCGGAATACTGTACTTCGCAGAAAGCTTGCTGCGCAGCTCGCGGACGGCAGGGTCCGGATATTTAACGATATCGCGCCAGCCCTCGCTTAGGATGGTCTTAACAGCCTTAGGCGGACCAAGCGGATTCATATTCGAGCTAAAATCCAGAAAGGCTTCCTTGGGTTGACCGAAGGCTTCCTCAGCGGTCCACAGATCCCCGCCATGTCCATAACGTTCGAGCATCCAATCTGCTCCTCTCATAACCAATAGGATGAACCCAGCTAAAACTGTGTCAAAGTTATCAGGAGAACCCCGACTAACAAGACCGTTTCCAACAACTCATTCAAAGCGCCGTAGGTATCTCCTGTTAACCCTCCTAATTTGCTATTCATGTAGGCAGCGAAGATCCAACCGGCTATTAGCGTAACCAACATGTAACCGCAAACGATGATCCAAACTTTCGGATCTGCCAGAGCAGCATAAGACCCCCTGCCTAGCGCCAAGCTCGCAGTAATCGTAGTTGTAAGGAGGGCTACTAATAAAGAACAGCTGACATGCGACTTGCGCACACTGCGAAAAAGGCTGCCAAGCCCGCTTTCCTTGCGCGCATAAGGCCAGCCATAGATCGCCATGACCATGAACCAGCGGCTCCAAACCGGCACCAACACA
Above is a genomic segment from Paenibacillus sp. HWE-109 containing:
- a CDS encoding DUF7667 family protein encodes the protein MLAVHQRMAELWTLRRARELTRAEQDELLLCMEANASYVWNRLKLENLSLCASLTEDYDWLHEICERIEKLEPKH
- a CDS encoding MerR family transcriptional regulator, producing MDTFTAQQLADILQKDDSRMNLRTVRYYTQIGMVPPLELVGNKRMYTDLHLHYFRSILTLTKTGETLAAIQEKLKLLSHAEIEKIGQQLHLYESSRVLENETHRINEDILITISPRISAELKQRVIDSISQVLRSEDQ
- the clpP gene encoding ATP-dependent Clp endopeptidase proteolytic subunit ClpP, whose protein sequence is MLHQIPYVVEQSTRGERSYDIYSRLLQDRIIFLTGEINDETANMVIAQLLFLDASDTEKDISLYINSHGGSITAGLGIYDTMQFIKADVSTLCVGIAASMGAFLLASGAKGKRFSLPNSEIMIHQPLGGARGQASDIEISAKRILRLRNQINQILALQTKQAVEQVELDTNRDRFMEPIEAKNYGLIDEIIHKAK
- a CDS encoding DNA sulfur modification protein DndB — its product is MEGLRLKMTIHPFCDKFGLSTVALRVQDLLNYTMIDPMVQRKLSNMQRRKISTYLQERELDHVFFGPVTLSLREVNQLSKGEKEFLLRHGSKLSILDGQHRILALGYVNDQMQKEVRRYEKKLVLLKIKQRKFPQDAEVKQEVDETEGTINQLEGRRLDLMETQLAVQIYIGLTEEEEQQLFGDINSKVQLVSKELGHSFDSIDPLNLVIQQVVDHNVYLKAVGVERRSNLTSFNRNFTCFSWLYATATMLFSGRMQPSYELQRKIRQDPSTYVEILHQFFNTILPMMPEQPGLAQYTSANRVIQESIALYANRFLFPNGQYNDEWTSCLQILDGFDWSHDNEELIYVFGALDNGKINLIHEKSLKKHVKLVQFFLEGTDSDSASEDEVTTA
- a CDS encoding DNA sulfur modification protein DndB: MDVISSLSELLAEQKPSSFVEIPGVLGQTFGQATIAATLPMSKLFSIYEVDLEVQRAIIPRNLSKLIDYVNLYLEDRQPIYFPGIIFSARGAGHYDDDQQALRLQPIEKLYVVDGQHRLAAFQRIMETLQSQMARAKDRREYDKMEEITEKLRRLYAFPISTMTYLDINARQERQLFSDINKLPRKLGGNLAVLRDQRRFYHVAATELAAKAPAMQKLTVDMFSERGKSPEYLFSYHLLIEILVALFEGRMKSAARNNGYQYEEKELQDLVSLGGTYFNGLLNYLPEPTKGEAVWSENIQIALALFIHEEATKPGKFNRYALEHALKILPHVNWNGIYAGDEKDRLPRRTRIMKAYNFIKNFYQEQNAFLISDKEDVS
- a CDS encoding aminotransferase class I/II-fold pyridoxal phosphate-dependent enzyme yields the protein MTIKGSKRLSQLGSAIFSEVADWKREVMNRGVDVIDLGIGSPDLPPSTRIIEAFTEAVQNPDHYGYPTSEGSLAFRTAVAKWYRYRFGVQLDPEHEILTLMGSQDGLAHLALSLCDPGDIAIVPDPGYPIYSASLVLAGVEPYLLPLRAEHNYLPQLVDIPVDVAAKARFILLNYPSNPLSAVADRAFFEQLIAYAKKHDLLVVHDLAYSEMAFDGYKPMSILEIEGAKEVAVEFHSLSKSFNMAGCRIAFLTGQADAVKALKTLKSNIDYGVWGAIQAAGIAALQEDMEHDHSVADVYQRRRDVFITALEDAGWKITPPKATMFIWAAIPKGWTSRQISREMLYHAGVVVIPGDAFGAEGEGFVRIALVQDEARLLEAARRIGDWLRTLE
- a CDS encoding site-2 protease family protein, with the protein product MRLEEKEKPPARKKSPLAIGGFIAVLLSQGKLLLAALKFGKVGGAIISMFITIWAYAYLAPLPFVIGIVFLVLIHELGHVFAAKIKGLPVSAPVFIPFLGALITMKKNPSDAATEAFIGIGGPILGTLGGVATFGLGVYMHSPVLVAIAYASFYLNLINLLPIHPLDGGRISTAVTRWLWVLGLIGGLVFIFYLKNYINQVIFLVIWAMFAWDLYKKYVKFRNREEIVSVSTRFEFAANHLLEQGYLIPGESHTRELEYTTYSEIQGAGEGRQVIIMHWQGIGFEGHAYLPQQSMIKKVHLVKVERVQKETGFFLGLQVQVDFSPLGVQERYYDVPTRTRWKFGIAYLALVLFLLYMIRLVHQVGII
- a CDS encoding arsenate reductase family protein; its protein translation is MPVKVFCYDKCGTCRSAIKWLKVRGVDITENIPLFDTPPSAKELAKLLSDSGLEIKKFFNTSGEVYREMNLKDKLPSMSQEQMLELLASNGRLIKRPIVTDGHKVTVGFKEPEFEQAWAKG